A genomic segment from Candidatus Viadribacter manganicus encodes:
- the aroA gene encoding 3-phosphoshikimate 1-carboxyvinyltransferase, producing MAAMRLKARFAGPLQGTARPPGDKSISHRALIMGALAEGRTRIESLLEGDDVHHTAKAVRLLGAKVERMDDGIWVVDGAGGFSQPTETIDCGNSGTGARLLIGAAASYKLSARFDGDQSLRKRPMNRVIAPLSQMGARFDSPQNKLPLIVHGGALKGITYRSPVSSAQVKSAVLLAGLHAEGETVLVEPERSRDHTERMLKVFGANIDQVEVDGSLHPRVRPGALKGVDIYVPGDPSSAAFPVAAALIVGKSEVRVEDMLVNPLRLGFFETLLEMGANIVYEETRDPIGEPIANLVVKASKLRGASPPAKRAPAMIDEFPILAAVAAFADGETRITGAAELRVKESDRITLMVEGLRACGVEAEELPDGLVVNGRGPKSVRGGAEIRTHGDHRIAMSFLILGLASKEPVTVDDADMIATSFPGFEPFMQNLGADIVAL from the coding sequence ATTGCCGCTATGCGTCTAAAGGCGCGATTTGCCGGACCATTGCAGGGCACGGCCCGCCCCCCTGGGGACAAGTCCATTTCGCATCGGGCGCTGATCATGGGCGCCCTGGCGGAAGGGCGGACGCGGATCGAATCCCTGCTGGAGGGGGACGACGTCCATCACACCGCCAAGGCGGTGCGGCTGCTTGGGGCCAAGGTCGAGCGCATGGACGATGGGATCTGGGTAGTCGATGGCGCAGGCGGCTTTAGCCAACCGACCGAAACCATCGATTGCGGAAATTCGGGAACCGGCGCGCGCCTGCTGATTGGCGCGGCGGCCAGCTACAAACTGAGTGCGCGTTTCGATGGCGACCAATCGCTGCGCAAGCGGCCGATGAACCGTGTCATCGCACCCCTCTCCCAGATGGGCGCGCGGTTCGACAGCCCGCAAAACAAGCTGCCGCTGATCGTCCACGGCGGGGCGCTTAAAGGCATCACCTACCGCTCACCGGTTTCTTCGGCGCAGGTTAAATCGGCCGTGCTGCTCGCTGGCCTTCACGCCGAGGGCGAGACCGTGCTGGTCGAGCCGGAGCGCTCTCGCGATCACACCGAGCGCATGCTGAAGGTGTTCGGCGCCAACATCGATCAAGTGGAAGTCGACGGCTCGCTGCATCCGCGCGTGCGGCCAGGCGCGCTTAAAGGCGTCGATATTTATGTGCCTGGCGATCCGTCATCAGCCGCCTTCCCAGTGGCGGCTGCGCTGATCGTCGGGAAGTCGGAGGTGCGCGTCGAGGACATGCTCGTGAACCCGCTACGGCTGGGCTTCTTCGAGACGTTGCTCGAGATGGGCGCGAACATTGTTTACGAGGAAACGCGCGATCCGATCGGCGAGCCGATAGCCAATCTCGTGGTAAAGGCTTCGAAGTTGCGCGGGGCGTCGCCGCCAGCCAAGCGCGCCCCAGCCATGATCGACGAGTTTCCGATCCTAGCTGCAGTCGCGGCATTTGCTGACGGCGAAACGCGCATTACCGGCGCGGCGGAGCTGCGCGTCAAAGAAAGCGATCGCATCACTTTGATGGTTGAAGGCCTGCGCGCCTGCGGCGTCGAAGCAGAAGAGCTGCCGGACGGCCTGGTCGTGAATGGCCGCGGACCGAAAAGCGTGCGCGGCGGCGCGGAGATTCGGACCCACGGCGACCACCGCATTGCGATGTCCTTCCTGATCTTGGGATTGGCGTCGAAGGAGCCGGTCACGGTCGATGACGCCGACATGATCGCGACCTCGTTTCCGGGATTTGAACCGTTCATGCAAAATCTCGGCGCCGATATCGTCGCTCTGTAG
- a CDS encoding ATP-binding protein has protein sequence MSVSNGERAPPKAQPSAPSYADLRRRVLLFASLFCVFVLLVAFAGFGVLRQSAIQAAEKRSRSYSTILSAHLDRTMNALESRLTQIGVQSDRLGGPGGNDARWLPVLQAARSGANTVVSLSVIDRDGVIRHSTLTPLVGRERREGTIYQSLDASTSPEILTETPSPSEFHDGMIMPFARRLISNGRVVGAVVAAFSAESLRDFYGSIDAEGGQIRLLHESGVSLLEEPRVVGQRISVDRVLESYRAGKASGGFIGLLGDGPVMITSYAAVRDTGLIVVTSLSEQQALSAWRQEVLIGGFILVGVLIAFGLAVALMLRQLEARAVAETALLQQQQRFADAQRLESLGQLTGGVAHDFNNLLTVIINASDSLLSRVSEDLRPRVDAILYAADNAANLIKQLLAFSRRQALQLVAVDVNATVAAMDEMLRRSLGVRVETEFVLAPNLWRAHADRAQVESALLNLGINARDAMPDGGKLTIETHNAHLDDHYAALNPDVAPGDYVALAVTDTGFGMTPDVRERALEPFFTTKEVGKGSGLGLSMVYGFARQSKGHVKIYSEVGRGTTVRLYLPRDLAGVEALPAADSGALETGTESILLVEDDAQVRMLATASLRERGYTVIEATNGAEAISVLDGGEHIDLVLTDVVMPGALTGREVADHALTARPGVKVLFTSGYADASVMRNGLIAAGARFLSKPYRGGQLAATVRALLDA, from the coding sequence ATGAGCGTTTCGAACGGTGAGCGTGCGCCGCCTAAGGCGCAGCCAAGCGCGCCGTCCTACGCTGACCTGCGCCGACGGGTTCTCCTCTTTGCGAGCCTGTTCTGCGTCTTTGTCTTGCTCGTCGCTTTCGCCGGCTTCGGCGTGTTGCGTCAGAGCGCCATTCAAGCAGCGGAAAAGCGCTCGCGCAGTTACAGCACAATCCTCAGCGCTCACCTCGACCGTACGATGAACGCGCTGGAATCTCGGCTGACGCAGATCGGCGTGCAGAGCGACAGGCTAGGCGGTCCGGGCGGCAATGACGCGCGCTGGTTGCCAGTCCTGCAGGCTGCCCGCTCAGGCGCGAACACCGTCGTCTCACTTTCCGTGATCGATCGGGACGGCGTCATCCGCCATTCTACTTTGACCCCTCTTGTTGGGCGTGAGCGGCGCGAAGGCACGATCTACCAGTCGCTCGACGCTTCCACCTCGCCTGAAATTCTTACCGAAACTCCATCCCCGTCGGAATTTCATGACGGGATGATCATGCCGTTTGCGCGCAGGCTGATCTCAAATGGTCGCGTCGTAGGAGCAGTCGTTGCCGCCTTCTCCGCAGAATCATTGCGTGACTTTTACGGCAGCATCGATGCCGAGGGCGGTCAGATCCGGCTGCTGCATGAGAGCGGCGTCAGCCTGCTCGAAGAGCCACGCGTCGTAGGCCAGCGGATTTCGGTCGATCGCGTGCTGGAGTCTTATCGCGCCGGGAAGGCATCCGGCGGATTTATCGGTCTGCTCGGCGATGGACCGGTGATGATCACCTCCTACGCAGCGGTTCGCGACACAGGTCTGATCGTTGTGACATCGCTCAGTGAGCAGCAAGCTCTCTCTGCCTGGCGACAAGAGGTGCTGATTGGTGGCTTCATCCTTGTCGGCGTCTTGATCGCGTTTGGCTTGGCGGTTGCGCTTATGCTGCGTCAGCTGGAAGCGCGCGCTGTCGCTGAGACAGCCCTGCTTCAGCAACAACAGCGCTTCGCCGATGCCCAGCGCCTGGAATCGCTCGGTCAATTGACCGGCGGCGTCGCCCACGATTTCAACAACCTGCTGACGGTCATCATCAACGCCAGTGATTCGCTTCTTTCGCGAGTGTCCGAGGATTTGCGTCCGCGCGTCGACGCCATCCTTTATGCTGCTGACAATGCCGCCAATCTGATCAAGCAATTGCTCGCCTTTTCGCGCCGCCAGGCTCTGCAACTGGTGGCGGTGGACGTAAACGCCACCGTTGCGGCGATGGATGAAATGCTGCGCCGCTCACTCGGTGTTCGCGTCGAAACCGAGTTCGTGCTTGCGCCAAATCTTTGGCGTGCTCACGCCGATCGCGCTCAGGTCGAGAGTGCGCTGCTCAATCTCGGAATCAATGCGCGCGACGCTATGCCGGACGGTGGCAAGCTCACTATCGAAACGCACAACGCCCACCTTGATGACCATTATGCGGCGCTCAACCCAGACGTAGCGCCGGGTGACTACGTTGCTCTCGCTGTTACCGACACCGGCTTTGGCATGACGCCAGACGTCCGGGAGCGCGCGCTAGAGCCATTCTTCACCACCAAGGAAGTGGGGAAGGGCTCCGGTCTCGGTCTCAGCATGGTCTATGGGTTTGCGCGCCAATCGAAGGGCCATGTCAAAATCTATAGCGAAGTCGGTCGCGGCACGACGGTGCGGCTCTACCTTCCTCGCGACCTGGCCGGGGTCGAAGCCCTTCCGGCGGCCGACAGCGGCGCCTTAGAAACCGGAACGGAGAGCATTCTTCTAGTCGAGGACGACGCGCAGGTTCGCATGCTGGCGACAGCTAGCCTGCGCGAGCGCGGCTATACGGTCATCGAGGCCACAAATGGCGCAGAGGCGATCAGCGTGCTCGATGGCGGCGAGCACATCGATCTCGTGCTGACCGACGTGGTCATGCCCGGCGCGCTCACCGGCAGAGAGGTCGCCGATCACGCACTGACCGCGAGGCCCGGCGTGAAGGTACTCTTTACCTCCGGCTATGCGGACGCTTCGGTGATGCGGAATGGTCTCATCGCCGCTGGCGCGAGGTTCCTCTCCAAGCCGTACCGCGGCGGCCAGCTTGCCGCGACCGTGCGCGCACTACTCGACGCCTGA
- a CDS encoding OmpA family protein, with translation MSKTMQAIALAALLASLAGTANATEGWYGRADVGYSVDGALKVDGGGDLDFDDDWMVSAGVGYAFQNNFRVEGELSHRQNDFADLDGDARALALMANVYYDFNRGGRYEPYVGVGVGGARISTEGVIGPISWDDDATVFAYQAMVGVAIGLTDRLDLDVGYRYFVADGASVNGLFSGEGNEPFQFDADYEHQAVTVGLRYQFAAAAAPAPVAPTPPPVAPTPPPVVCPTSEFVVYFEWDRSNLNPTALETIDAAVNRARQCNVGGVVVVGHTDTSGSTTYNEGLSERRASVVRDALVARGIAAGSIQSQARGETDLARATRDGVREPLNRRTAVTISFR, from the coding sequence ATGAGCAAGACGATGCAGGCGATTGCGCTGGCGGCGTTGCTCGCGAGTTTGGCGGGCACGGCGAACGCGACAGAAGGTTGGTACGGACGCGCCGATGTCGGCTACTCCGTGGACGGTGCACTGAAGGTCGATGGCGGCGGCGATCTCGACTTCGACGACGATTGGATGGTCTCGGCGGGTGTTGGTTACGCCTTCCAAAACAACTTCCGCGTCGAAGGTGAACTCTCACATCGGCAAAATGATTTTGCTGACCTTGACGGCGACGCACGCGCTCTCGCGCTCATGGCCAATGTTTACTACGACTTCAACCGCGGCGGCCGGTATGAGCCATACGTCGGCGTTGGTGTCGGTGGCGCGCGCATCAGCACTGAAGGTGTGATCGGCCCGATCAGCTGGGATGATGACGCCACAGTGTTTGCGTATCAAGCGATGGTGGGCGTCGCGATCGGTCTGACCGATCGCCTCGATCTCGACGTCGGATATCGCTATTTCGTCGCCGATGGCGCCAGCGTGAACGGTCTGTTCAGCGGTGAAGGCAACGAGCCGTTCCAGTTTGACGCTGATTATGAGCATCAAGCGGTCACAGTGGGTCTGCGTTATCAATTCGCAGCCGCGGCCGCGCCTGCGCCGGTCGCTCCAACACCGCCGCCGGTTGCGCCGACACCGCCGCCGGTTGTTTGCCCGACGTCTGAGTTCGTCGTGTACTTCGAGTGGGATCGTTCAAACTTGAACCCCACTGCACTCGAAACCATTGACGCAGCAGTCAACCGCGCACGCCAGTGCAACGTTGGCGGCGTTGTCGTCGTTGGTCACACCGACACATCGGGTTCGACCACGTACAATGAAGGCCTGTCGGAGCGTCGCGCTTCGGTGGTTCGCGACGCCCTCGTGGCGCGTGGCATCGCCGCGGGCTCGATCCAAAGCCAAGCGCGCGGCGAAACCGATCTTGCCCGTGCAACGCGTGATGGCGTGCGTGAGCCTCTGAACCGCCGCACGGCGGTGACGATCAGCTTCCGCTAA
- the cmk gene encoding (d)CMP kinase — MIIAVDGPTASGKGTVAKNLADHYGLKRLDTGSLYRAVGLAVLDAGGEPGDACAAVRAAEELDLNAIDENRIRSSAAGLAASKVAVIPDVREVLRRAQIAFAADPVGAVLDGRDIGTVICPNADVKLFVTASLAERTRRRLAELHGRGEQISFDELQAQIAERDERDMTRKDSPLYQAADAHLLDTTSLSIKAAAQAAYAIVDAALAARKS; from the coding sequence ATGATTATCGCCGTCGACGGACCGACAGCTTCGGGAAAAGGCACCGTCGCCAAGAACTTGGCTGACCATTACGGGCTGAAGCGGCTCGACACGGGCTCGCTTTATCGCGCCGTAGGCCTTGCCGTGCTCGATGCTGGCGGCGAGCCCGGTGACGCGTGCGCGGCGGTTCGGGCGGCCGAAGAGCTCGATCTCAACGCGATCGATGAAAACCGGATTAGGTCGAGTGCTGCGGGCTTGGCGGCGTCCAAGGTCGCCGTGATCCCAGATGTTCGAGAAGTGCTGCGGCGGGCCCAGATCGCATTCGCGGCCGATCCCGTGGGCGCTGTCTTGGACGGGCGCGACATCGGGACGGTGATCTGTCCAAACGCCGACGTGAAGCTCTTCGTGACGGCATCGTTGGCCGAACGCACCCGGCGGCGACTGGCCGAACTTCATGGTCGCGGCGAGCAGATCAGCTTTGACGAATTGCAAGCGCAGATCGCCGAACGGGACGAACGGGACATGACCCGCAAGGATTCTCCCCTCTACCAGGCGGCCGATGCGCACCTGCTGGATACGACCTCACTCTCCATCAAGGCTGCGGCCCAGGCGGCCTACGCCATCGTCGATGCGGCGTTAGCGGCACGTAAGAGCTGA
- a CDS encoding flavin-containing monooxygenase produces the protein MSTEHFDVVVVGAGISGIGAGYFLQRDCPNKSYVILENRADMGGTWDLFRYPGIRSDSDMFTLGYSFKPWTEEKAIADGPSIRKYVHETAAQYGIDKHVRYKHRVVGASWSSADQLWTVSVEHDGVPKRITCNFFHICAGYYNYEEGYLPQWQGVDSFKGQIIHPQHWPEDLDYSGKRVVVIGSGATAVTLVPSMVDKAAHVTMLQRTPTYMVSMPAQDALANWGRKNLPRQFAYDLTRFRKILFQQIFFRLARNRPAKTRERLLGLIREQLGPDYDMETHFTPPYNPWEQRLCLVPDNDMFLAIKSGKASVATDHIERFTDKGLKLKSGKELEADIIITATGLNLRMLGGAEISVDGKKVEIGKSYTYKGAMLSDVPNLAFVFGYTNASWTLRADLINEYVCRLINYLDLYKLASATPRVGEGPREEKPFADFSSGYFARAEHLLPKQMTKAPWKQNQSYVHDMMDLRFGGLEDGVLEFKKAEAPRAQPATTREAIAAE, from the coding sequence ATGAGCACCGAACATTTTGACGTCGTAGTTGTAGGCGCCGGCATATCAGGCATTGGCGCCGGCTACTTCCTGCAGCGTGACTGCCCAAACAAAAGCTACGTCATCCTCGAGAACCGCGCCGACATGGGCGGGACCTGGGATCTCTTTCGCTATCCTGGCATCCGGTCAGATAGCGACATGTTCACGCTCGGCTATTCATTCAAACCATGGACTGAAGAAAAGGCGATCGCTGACGGTCCGTCGATCCGGAAGTACGTGCACGAAACCGCGGCTCAGTACGGCATCGACAAGCACGTCCGCTATAAGCATCGCGTCGTCGGTGCGAGCTGGTCTTCCGCTGATCAACTTTGGACAGTGTCTGTCGAGCACGACGGCGTGCCCAAGCGCATCACCTGCAACTTCTTTCATATCTGCGCTGGCTACTACAATTACGAGGAGGGCTATCTGCCTCAATGGCAGGGCGTCGATTCCTTTAAAGGTCAGATCATCCATCCGCAGCACTGGCCGGAGGATCTGGATTATTCGGGTAAGCGCGTCGTCGTCATCGGTTCCGGCGCCACGGCCGTCACTCTCGTTCCATCGATGGTGGACAAAGCCGCGCACGTCACCATGCTCCAGCGCACGCCGACCTACATGGTCTCAATGCCCGCGCAGGATGCTCTGGCAAACTGGGGTCGCAAAAACTTGCCGCGTCAGTTCGCCTACGATCTCACGCGCTTTCGCAAAATTCTCTTCCAGCAAATCTTCTTCCGGCTCGCCCGCAATCGGCCCGCCAAGACACGTGAGCGTTTGCTTGGCCTCATTCGCGAGCAGCTCGGCCCCGATTACGACATGGAGACCCATTTCACGCCGCCCTACAATCCGTGGGAGCAGCGTCTCTGTCTCGTGCCGGACAACGACATGTTCCTGGCCATCAAGTCGGGCAAAGCGTCAGTTGCAACGGATCATATCGAGCGGTTCACCGATAAGGGCTTGAAGCTCAAGTCCGGCAAGGAGCTCGAAGCCGACATCATCATCACCGCGACCGGCCTAAATCTTCGCATGCTCGGCGGCGCCGAGATTTCTGTCGATGGCAAAAAGGTCGAGATCGGCAAGAGCTATACTTACAAGGGCGCGATGCTCTCTGATGTCCCTAACCTCGCCTTCGTGTTTGGCTACACCAACGCCTCCTGGACGCTGCGCGCCGATCTCATCAACGAGTACGTGTGCCGCCTGATCAATTATCTCGATCTTTATAAGCTCGCTTCGGCAACGCCGCGCGTGGGTGAGGGGCCGCGCGAGGAAAAGCCATTTGCCGACTTCTCGTCCGGCTATTTCGCGCGCGCCGAGCATCTCTTGCCCAAGCAAATGACCAAAGCGCCGTGGAAGCAGAACCAATCCTATGTCCATGACATGATGGACCTGCGCTTCGGCGGCTTAGAGGATGGAGTTCTCGAGTTCAAAAAGGCGGAGGCGCCTCGGGCTCAGCCCGCGACCACGCGCGAGGCCATTGCAGCGGAGTAG
- a CDS encoding TIGR02300 family protein — protein MRWATLCEPMESRLGKTDLGAKQSCPSCGAKFYDLNRRPAVCPKCTTSFDPAEEGVRARRGRSRVSANDPAYDDDEELEDKKKAKGGDDDEDEDEESEEAVGIDAEADAEVVSDDDDEDGDTKSKGGEDDLPEGFSEEEADLGDDAADDDSVPMLEDEEEFPEDEIGDLPGGDDDDESR, from the coding sequence ATGAGGTGGGCCACCTTGTGTGAGCCGATGGAGAGCCGTTTGGGCAAGACTGATTTGGGCGCCAAGCAGAGCTGCCCTAGCTGCGGCGCGAAATTCTACGATTTGAACCGCCGTCCGGCTGTTTGCCCCAAGTGCACCACGAGTTTCGATCCCGCCGAGGAGGGTGTCCGCGCTCGCCGTGGCCGCTCGCGCGTCTCCGCCAACGATCCGGCGTATGATGACGATGAGGAGCTCGAAGATAAAAAGAAGGCCAAGGGCGGCGACGACGACGAAGATGAGGACGAAGAGTCCGAAGAAGCCGTCGGAATCGATGCCGAAGCCGACGCCGAAGTCGTCAGCGACGACGATGACGAAGATGGCGACACCAAATCCAAGGGCGGCGAAGACGACTTGCCAGAGGGCTTCTCTGAAGAAGAGGCCGACCTCGGCGATGACGCTGCCGATGATGATTCGGTGCCGATGCTCGAAGACGAAGAAGAGTTCCCAGAGGACGAGATCGGTGATCTCCCCGGGGGCGATGACGACGACGAGAGTCGTTAA
- a CDS encoding dicarboxylate/amino acid:cation symporter, with translation MKFISLLVLVSLVAGLIAGALVRASGDPTLLSISGIIEPFGALWLNTLRMTVVPLVVSLLITAIASVADTAKTGGLVARAIFLFTVLLFFAATYSVLATNGWLEVWPLDRAAADAFIAGVGDQAVTISEPPTFASWLQGLAPYNPVKAAAEDGMLALVVFSIFFGFAAATLAPDMRAQIVSFFRAVSEAMIKIVQWVLLAGPVGVFALALGVGLHAGFSAAGTLAQYVVIVSGVTAGSTLIAWVIAVTWGGQAISRFTSAATPVWAIAASTQSSLASLPAMLDAALRGLQIAPRVADVILPLAVAIFRFTSPVANLAVCFFVAHLYNLEPSLVQIVSAVVVAYAVSIAAVGLPGQVSFIASIAPICLALGVPTEVLGILIAVEVIPDIFRTLGNVTGDLAATSILARNQPREDEGSPAP, from the coding sequence GTGAAGTTCATTTCCTTACTAGTGCTGGTGTCTCTCGTCGCCGGCCTGATCGCAGGCGCGCTGGTCCGCGCCAGCGGCGACCCCACCTTGCTCAGCATCAGCGGCATCATCGAGCCTTTCGGTGCGCTTTGGCTCAACACTCTGCGGATGACCGTCGTGCCATTGGTCGTCTCTTTGCTGATCACGGCAATTGCATCTGTCGCCGATACGGCCAAGACCGGTGGTCTCGTCGCTCGCGCCATTTTCCTCTTCACTGTGCTGCTGTTCTTCGCCGCGACCTACAGCGTCCTCGCAACAAATGGCTGGCTGGAAGTCTGGCCGCTGGATCGCGCTGCCGCCGACGCATTCATTGCCGGCGTTGGCGATCAGGCTGTGACGATCAGCGAGCCTCCGACCTTCGCCTCGTGGCTCCAAGGTTTGGCGCCTTACAATCCGGTCAAAGCCGCGGCCGAAGATGGCATGCTGGCGCTCGTCGTGTTTTCGATTTTCTTTGGCTTTGCCGCCGCAACTCTAGCGCCGGACATGCGCGCGCAAATCGTGAGCTTCTTTCGCGCTGTTTCAGAAGCGATGATCAAGATCGTGCAATGGGTGTTGCTCGCCGGGCCCGTTGGCGTGTTCGCGCTCGCGCTGGGCGTCGGCCTGCACGCCGGATTTTCTGCCGCTGGCACCCTGGCGCAATACGTGGTCATCGTATCGGGCGTCACTGCGGGTTCGACGTTGATCGCTTGGGTCATTGCCGTGACTTGGGGCGGACAAGCGATCTCTCGTTTCACGTCGGCCGCAACGCCTGTCTGGGCGATCGCCGCGTCGACGCAGTCCTCGTTGGCGTCGTTGCCGGCGATGTTGGACGCGGCATTGCGCGGGCTACAAATTGCCCCCCGTGTCGCCGATGTGATCCTCCCGCTTGCGGTCGCGATCTTCCGTTTCACCAGCCCGGTTGCAAATCTCGCCGTCTGCTTCTTCGTCGCACATCTCTACAATCTTGAACCAAGCTTGGTTCAGATCGTAAGCGCGGTGGTCGTGGCTTACGCCGTCAGCATCGCGGCCGTCGGCTTGCCCGGGCAAGTCTCGTTCATCGCTTCGATCGCGCCAATTTGTTTGGCGCTGGGTGTGCCGACCGAAGTGCTAGGCATTCTGATCGCCGTTGAGGTCATCCCCGACATTTTCCGCACGCTCGGAAATGTCACCGGTGATCTCGCTGCCACCTCCATCCTCGCGCGAAATCAGCCGCGCGAGGACGAAGGATCGCCGGCCCCTTAA
- a CDS encoding ATP-binding protein, which yields MRASILRALFLSVCAYCVVESAEAQQQTPQSTDWIVRGEALARRIEAGNLIITDDVKHQRVALAQALQGDERLMLLYDLAADDYIASDAEAAEASVTALEREARVQSSRRFAAMAGILRAYAPALGGDYVAARSNLAAALANVTDPYVRAAGERLRAYALTDLGMFGNSLEAARAGLLHLPDTPETRPLRSGLHDAMAYNSVRVGDYETALTHLERTVELDTLAHRPVDGAVIINNIAGMFAQAGAAEESIRLVRIHRNVVSNGADPTMLFFTGMLCARVHFLAGDYPTALHCADESRNIEGAPVEYITRVLMYRVHALARLGHGEEARASMQELRRMAAERGDPGLTERLDVIEPEILNAEGRYAEAFAAMLHAHEAAERNQTTRFNAGVRELRATMESEVAQAEARAEAQAIQSELQSQTLRMMTLAMVMAGGCVVGLLVIAFLIYRSRRAMLGAVGRAEEILARRGADSPANDSGKRLGPTQRLGHILDEIERRDVELKRAFQDLEAARSTAEQANVAKSQFLATMSHELRTPLNAIIGYGEMLIENADERGDQQDRDDLTRIHGAAHRLLSMINDVLDLSKIEAGAAIVSADSVDLDAIIAETIATVKPAAAANGTVIQVETNGALSELETDGFKLSQCLLNLMSNAAKFTKDGQIKLVAERDEHWVTFQVIDTGIGISPDAQTRLFQPFVQADATTTRAYGGTGLGLAITRRLARLLGGDVTLKSAVGQGSAFTLRVPTRPHLELTVPANDESRSAA from the coding sequence ATGCGTGCATCGATCCTGCGCGCGCTCTTTTTGAGCGTGTGCGCTTACTGCGTTGTCGAGAGTGCTGAAGCTCAGCAACAGACACCGCAGTCAACTGACTGGATTGTGCGCGGCGAGGCCCTCGCCCGCCGGATTGAGGCCGGCAATCTCATCATCACGGACGATGTGAAACACCAGCGCGTAGCGTTGGCGCAGGCGCTGCAGGGCGATGAGCGTTTAATGCTGCTCTACGATCTGGCGGCGGACGACTATATCGCCTCGGACGCGGAAGCTGCCGAGGCCTCAGTAACAGCACTCGAACGCGAAGCGCGTGTGCAATCGAGCCGGCGCTTTGCGGCGATGGCCGGCATTCTGCGTGCTTATGCGCCCGCTTTGGGCGGAGACTATGTCGCTGCGCGCTCAAATCTTGCGGCTGCGCTGGCGAACGTCACCGATCCGTATGTTCGTGCCGCCGGTGAACGCCTGCGCGCCTACGCGCTGACCGATCTCGGCATGTTCGGAAATTCGCTCGAAGCTGCACGCGCCGGCCTGCTGCATCTGCCCGATACGCCGGAGACACGTCCGCTGCGTTCGGGCCTGCATGACGCGATGGCCTACAACTCAGTGCGGGTCGGCGATTACGAAACAGCCCTCACCCACTTGGAGCGCACCGTCGAACTCGACACGCTGGCGCACCGGCCGGTCGATGGCGCCGTCATCATCAACAACATTGCCGGCATGTTTGCTCAAGCTGGCGCGGCCGAGGAATCGATCCGTCTCGTGCGTATCCATCGCAACGTGGTGAGCAACGGCGCAGATCCAACGATGCTATTCTTTACCGGCATGCTGTGCGCCCGCGTGCACTTCCTGGCTGGCGACTACCCGACAGCGCTGCACTGCGCCGACGAAAGCCGTAACATCGAGGGCGCGCCGGTTGAGTACATCACCCGGGTGCTGATGTATCGGGTTCACGCACTGGCGCGGCTCGGTCACGGCGAAGAAGCGCGCGCCTCGATGCAGGAATTGCGGCGCATGGCTGCCGAACGTGGCGACCCCGGCTTGACCGAGCGTCTGGACGTCATCGAGCCGGAAATTCTGAACGCGGAGGGCCGTTACGCAGAAGCTTTCGCGGCGATGCTGCACGCACATGAGGCGGCTGAGCGCAATCAAACGACGCGCTTCAACGCCGGCGTTCGCGAACTGCGGGCGACCATGGAAAGCGAAGTCGCCCAGGCCGAGGCGCGCGCCGAGGCGCAGGCGATCCAATCTGAACTACAAAGCCAAACGCTGCGCATGATGACGTTGGCGATGGTGATGGCTGGCGGCTGTGTCGTCGGCTTGCTTGTGATCGCATTCCTAATCTATCGCAGCCGCCGCGCCATGCTGGGAGCTGTGGGCCGCGCGGAGGAGATTTTGGCTCGCCGCGGCGCCGATTCACCGGCGAACGACAGCGGCAAACGGCTCGGCCCGACGCAACGTCTGGGGCACATCCTCGATGAGATTGAGCGCCGTGACGTCGAACTGAAGCGTGCGTTCCAAGACTTGGAGGCCGCGCGCTCGACGGCGGAACAAGCTAACGTCGCCAAGTCACAATTCCTGGCGACAATGAGCCACGAACTGCGCACGCCGCTGAACGCCATCATCGGCTATGGCGAAATGCTGATCGAAAATGCAGACGAACGCGGCGACCAACAAGATCGCGATGATCTAACGCGCATCCACGGCGCAGCGCACCGCCTGCTCTCCATGATCAACGACGTGCTCGATCTGTCGAAGATCGAAGCAGGCGCGGCCATTGTGTCTGCGGACAGCGTCGATCTTGACGCGATCATTGCTGAAACGATCGCGACCGTGAAACCGGCCGCCGCTGCAAACGGCACGGTCATTCAGGTCGAAACGAATGGAGCGCTTAGCGAATTGGAGACGGACGGGTTCAAGCTCAGCCAATGCTTGCTGAACCTGATGTCGAACGCGGCGAAGTTCACCAAGGATGGTCAGATCAAACTCGTCGCGGAGCGTGACGAACACTGGGTCACCTTCCAGGTGATCGACACTGGCATCGGCATTTCGCCGGACGCCCAGACGCGGCTCTTCCAACCTTTCGTCCAGGCCGACGCCACAACGACGCGTGCGTACGGCGGCACAGGACTTGGCCTGGCGATCACAAGGCGCCTGGCGCGACTGCTTGGCGGCGACGTGACGTTGAAAAGCGCCGTTGGCCAAGGCTCAGCGTTTACGCTCCGCGTGCCAACGCGCCCGCACCTGGAACTCACGGTTCCGGCGAACGACGAATCCCGCAGCGCCGCTTGA